In a genomic window of Pelotomaculum thermopropionicum SI:
- the SNZ1 gene encoding pyridoxine biosynthesis enzyme, producing MVEKGTWTVKKGLAEMLKGGVIMDVTTPEQAKIAEEAGACAVMALERVPADIRAAGGVARMADPAVILRIMDAVTIPVMAKARIGHFVEAQILEALGVDYIDESEVLTPADETHHIDKHAFRVPFVCGARNLGEALRRIGEGAAMIRTKGEPGTGNVVEAVRHMRMMMSEIRRVQNMPREELMAAAKEMGAPYELLVQVAELGRLPVVNFAAGGIATPADAALMMQLGSDGIFVGSGIFKSKDPVARARAIVAATTHYNDPQVLAEVSKDLGEAMPGLEIATIAAEQRMQDRGW from the coding sequence ATGGTTGAGAAAGGGACCTGGACTGTTAAAAAAGGCCTGGCAGAGATGTTAAAGGGCGGCGTGATCATGGACGTTACCACTCCGGAGCAGGCCAAGATAGCGGAGGAAGCCGGAGCCTGCGCCGTTATGGCCTTGGAAAGGGTTCCGGCAGATATCCGGGCGGCCGGGGGAGTTGCCAGGATGGCCGACCCGGCGGTAATCCTGCGCATTATGGATGCGGTCACCATCCCGGTGATGGCAAAGGCCCGCATCGGCCATTTTGTCGAAGCGCAGATCCTCGAGGCCCTGGGCGTCGATTACATTGACGAAAGCGAAGTGCTCACTCCTGCAGACGAAACCCATCACATCGACAAACATGCCTTCAGGGTTCCCTTTGTGTGCGGCGCCAGAAACCTGGGCGAGGCGCTGAGGAGGATTGGCGAGGGGGCGGCCATGATCCGGACCAAGGGCGAGCCCGGCACTGGCAATGTGGTCGAGGCCGTAAGGCACATGCGGATGATGATGAGCGAAATACGCCGCGTTCAGAATATGCCCAGGGAGGAACTGATGGCGGCGGCCAAGGAAATGGGCGCACCCTACGAGCTTCTGGTGCAGGTTGCCGAACTGGGGCGCCTGCCGGTGGTGAACTTTGCGGCGGGCGGCATTGCCACCCCGGCCGACGCGGCGCTGATGATGCAGCTCGGAAGCGACGGAATATTTGTCGGTTCAGGCATATTCAAATCCAAGGATCCGGTTGCCCGCGCCAGGGCAATAGTAGCCGCCACAACCCATTACAACGACCCGCAGGTCCTGGCGGAAGTATCCAAAGACCTGGGCGAGGCCATGCCGGGGCTGGAGATAGCAACCATTGCCGCCGAACAACGGATGCAGGACCGTGGGTGGTAA
- the PDX2 gene encoding predicted glutamine amidotransferase (involved in pyridoxine biosynthesis) produces the protein MKVGVLALQGAFREHQKVLAACGAESVQVRKPEQLEDISALVIPGGESTTIGKLLLEFNLFEPLVKLGQGGLPVFGTCAGMILLAREIAGSGQPRLGLMDISVERNAFGRQVESFEADLDIPVLGEEPFRAVFIRAPYIIEAGGGVEVLARFGEKIVMARQGRCLAAAFHPELTGDLRIHRYFLEKCVRAGQNCKG, from the coding sequence ATGAAGGTAGGGGTTCTGGCCCTGCAGGGGGCCTTCAGAGAGCATCAGAAAGTTCTTGCCGCCTGTGGAGCGGAGTCGGTCCAGGTGAGAAAGCCGGAGCAACTGGAGGATATCTCGGCCCTGGTTATCCCGGGAGGCGAGAGCACCACAATAGGGAAGCTCCTGCTTGAATTCAACCTTTTTGAACCGCTGGTAAAGCTCGGACAGGGCGGCCTGCCCGTATTCGGCACCTGCGCCGGGATGATCCTGCTGGCCAGGGAGATAGCCGGTTCCGGACAACCCCGCCTGGGTCTCATGGACATATCCGTGGAACGCAACGCCTTCGGCCGACAGGTGGAAAGCTTTGAGGCCGATCTGGACATCCCGGTCCTCGGGGAGGAGCCCTTCCGGGCGGTTTTTATCCGGGCGCCGTACATTATCGAGGCCGGCGGCGGTGTAGAGGTGCTGGCCAGGTTCGGGGAAAAAATCGTCATGGCGCGCCAGGGCAGGTGCCTGGCGGCCGCCTTTCACCCGGAGCTGACCGGCGATCTGCGCATTCACCGCTATTTTCTGGAAAAGTGCGTCCGGGCCGGGCAGAACTGCAAAGGCTGA
- a CDS encoding serine-pyruvate aminotransferase/archaeal aspartate aminotransferase: MQDKEYLMIPGPTPVPPAVYAAMSRPVGGHRTDEFARLYMRIVEKLKKVFQTENDVFVLTNSGTGALETAVANTVSPGDKALALITGNFGERFAAIARAYGAELIELNFGYGNDVDLKAVEEKLNEHPDIKVVLATQNETSTGVCNDIAGIGALVARTPALLLVDGVSGVGAIEIKVDEWGVDILCTASQKAFMLPPGLAMVSVSEKAWQVVNGNRSPRFYFSLPACKKVYGKWNTPYTPSVTLFYGLEAALDMMLAEGLDNVYARHALLARATRAAVRALGLKLLAEDRCASNALTAVWGPEGVAADELRKIIKKQYGVAFAGGQGDVKGKIFRIAHMGFSDKMDVIIAISALEMALAQTGYPVQLGAGVKAAQEVFLGREQK; the protein is encoded by the coding sequence ATGCAGGACAAGGAATATTTGATGATTCCGGGCCCAACACCCGTGCCGCCGGCGGTATACGCGGCCATGTCCAGGCCGGTCGGCGGGCACAGGACGGACGAATTTGCCCGCCTGTACATGCGCATTGTCGAAAAGCTCAAGAAAGTTTTTCAGACCGAAAACGACGTTTTTGTCCTCACCAATTCCGGCACGGGGGCGCTGGAGACCGCCGTTGCCAACACCGTCAGCCCCGGCGACAAGGCCCTGGCCCTGATAACCGGCAATTTCGGCGAGCGTTTTGCGGCCATAGCCAGGGCTTACGGTGCCGAATTGATCGAGCTGAATTTCGGCTACGGTAATGACGTTGACCTGAAGGCAGTGGAGGAGAAGTTAAACGAGCACCCCGACATCAAGGTTGTGCTGGCAACCCAAAACGAGACTTCCACCGGCGTATGCAACGACATTGCCGGCATTGGCGCCCTGGTGGCCAGGACGCCGGCACTGCTGCTGGTGGACGGCGTAAGCGGGGTGGGTGCCATTGAAATCAAGGTGGACGAATGGGGCGTGGACATTCTCTGCACGGCCTCCCAGAAGGCCTTTATGCTTCCTCCCGGGCTGGCCATGGTCAGCGTCAGCGAGAAGGCCTGGCAGGTGGTTAACGGCAACCGGTCGCCGCGCTTTTATTTCAGCCTGCCGGCCTGCAAAAAGGTTTACGGCAAGTGGAACACCCCTTATACTCCCAGCGTGACCCTGTTTTACGGCCTTGAGGCAGCCCTGGACATGATGCTGGCCGAAGGCCTGGACAACGTTTACGCGCGCCACGCCCTGCTGGCCAGGGCCACCCGTGCCGCCGTCAGGGCGCTCGGGCTTAAGCTTCTGGCGGAGGACCGGTGCGCCTCCAACGCCCTTACCGCCGTATGGGGCCCGGAAGGGGTTGCGGCCGATGAACTCCGGAAGATAATTAAAAAGCAGTACGGCGTGGCCTTTGCCGGCGGGCAGGGGGACGTGAAGGGCAAGATATTCCGCATTGCCCACATGGGCTTTTCTGATAAAATGGACGTGATCATTGCCATCAGCGCGCTGGAAATGGCCCTGGCCCAGACGGGCTACCCGGTTCAGCTCGGCGCCGGGGTAAAGGCGGCGCAGGAAGTTTTCTTGGGGAGGGAGCAAAAATGA
- the SerA gene encoding phosphoglycerate dehydrogenase and related dehydrogenases: MKVLVLDGVEEEGLKALRQEPGIQVDVKDKMSEDELVAAIGDYDGIIVRSATKVTARIIEKAARLKVVGRAGVGVDNIDVPAATARGILVVNAPEGNTLAVAEHTIAMMLSLARNIPQANASLRAGKWDKKSFMGVELRGKVLGVIGLGRIGSAVAKRAQGMEMKVVAYDPYINEEKAGLLGVTLLSLEELLKQADFITVHLPLTRESKYMLGEKAFSLMKDGVRIINCARGGVVDEQALYNAMKSGKVAGAALDVFEKEPNTDSPLFEFKNFIATPHLGASTQEAQLSVATDVAREVVAALKGELVKNAVNIPSVSPKVLAVIKPYLSLAEKMGKFAAQVICGRVNKIEATYSGDLAGQEVSPLTTAILKGFLDSILQEMVNFVNAPLLAKKRGINVIQRQETEEADYANLITVKVKSDQEEISVAGTIFGKVDQRIVSIDGYHVDAVPEGHMLYIPHIDKPRIIGPVGNLIGTHNINISGMQVGRKVIGGKAVMLLNIDSPVPEETMAEIAKIDGVLGVKSVSI, translated from the coding sequence ATGAAGGTGCTGGTGCTTGACGGAGTAGAAGAGGAGGGCTTGAAGGCTTTAAGGCAGGAACCGGGCATTCAGGTGGATGTAAAGGATAAAATGAGCGAGGACGAACTGGTTGCCGCCATCGGGGATTATGACGGGATTATCGTGCGGAGCGCCACCAAGGTGACCGCCAGGATCATAGAGAAGGCCGCCCGGCTGAAGGTGGTGGGGCGCGCCGGCGTGGGCGTCGACAACATTGACGTGCCCGCTGCAACGGCGCGGGGCATTCTGGTAGTCAACGCGCCGGAAGGCAACACCCTGGCCGTGGCGGAACACACCATAGCCATGATGCTCTCCTTGGCCCGCAACATTCCCCAGGCCAACGCCTCCCTCCGGGCCGGCAAATGGGACAAAAAATCGTTCATGGGGGTCGAATTGAGGGGCAAGGTGCTTGGCGTAATCGGCCTGGGACGGATCGGCTCGGCGGTGGCCAAGCGGGCCCAGGGAATGGAAATGAAGGTGGTGGCCTACGATCCCTATATAAATGAAGAAAAAGCCGGCCTGCTCGGCGTAACCTTGCTGTCCCTGGAAGAACTTTTGAAACAGGCCGACTTCATTACCGTCCACCTGCCGCTGACCAGGGAATCAAAGTACATGCTGGGCGAAAAAGCCTTCAGCCTGATGAAAGACGGGGTCAGGATCATCAACTGCGCCCGGGGCGGGGTGGTCGATGAGCAGGCCCTGTATAACGCCATGAAGTCCGGCAAGGTGGCCGGGGCCGCCCTGGACGTTTTTGAGAAAGAGCCGAACACCGACAGCCCGCTTTTTGAATTCAAGAATTTTATCGCCACTCCCCACCTGGGTGCCTCCACCCAGGAGGCCCAGCTCAGCGTGGCCACCGACGTGGCCAGGGAGGTGGTGGCCGCCTTAAAGGGAGAGCTGGTCAAAAACGCCGTCAACATACCTTCGGTCAGCCCGAAAGTGCTGGCTGTAATCAAGCCGTACCTTTCGCTGGCGGAGAAAATGGGCAAGTTTGCCGCCCAGGTCATTTGCGGGCGGGTTAACAAGATCGAAGCCACCTACAGCGGCGACCTGGCCGGCCAGGAGGTCTCGCCCCTTACCACTGCCATTTTAAAGGGGTTTTTGGATTCAATCCTGCAGGAGATGGTAAACTTTGTGAACGCCCCGCTGCTGGCCAAAAAGCGCGGCATTAACGTTATTCAGAGGCAGGAGACAGAAGAGGCGGACTATGCCAACCTGATTACCGTAAAGGTTAAGTCCGATCAGGAGGAGATTTCGGTAGCAGGCACAATTTTCGGCAAGGTAGACCAGCGCATCGTTTCAATTGACGGCTATCACGTGGACGCGGTGCCGGAGGGGCACATGCTGTATATTCCGCACATCGACAAGCCGCGCATAATCGGCCCGGTCGGCAACCTGATCGGTACCCACAACATCAACATTTCCGGGATGCAGGTAGGCCGCAAGGTAATTGGCGGCAAGGCGGTAATGCTGCTGAATATCGATTCGCCGGTGCCGGAGGAAACCATGGCGGAAATCGCCAAAATCGACGGGGTGCTGGGAGTAAAAAGCGTCAGCATATGA
- the SerS gene encoding seryl-tRNA synthetase, with protein MLDMKFVRNNPAAVRDALARRGVSVALDEFYKLDEERREKLFIVEQMKNRRNVVSEEIGRLKKSGKDAPEMVLEMRDLSRQIKEIDEEIKELDGRLQDMLLNIPNIPHESVPEGAGAAENPVVRTWGKPRDFGFTPRPHWEIGEQLDIIDFERGGKVAGARFSFYKGYGARLERAVINFMLDLHTAEHGYVEIFPPFIVNRDSMVGTGQLPKFAEDMFKLEGAEYYLIPTAEVPVTNLYRNEILDGEKLPILHCAYSACFRAEAGAAGRDTRGLIRQHQFNKVELVKFCRPEDSYDELEKLTADAEKVLQKLGLPYRVVVLCTGDLGFSAAKTYDLEVWLPSYQEYKEISSCSNFADFQARRAGIRFRNARGKTEFVHTLNGSGLAVGRTVAAILENYQEADGSVTVPEALRPYMGGLSRIG; from the coding sequence ATGCTAGATATGAAGTTCGTGCGGAACAACCCGGCAGCGGTCAGGGATGCCCTTGCCAGGCGAGGCGTTTCGGTGGCCCTGGACGAATTTTATAAATTGGACGAAGAGCGCCGGGAAAAGCTCTTTATCGTGGAGCAGATGAAAAACAGGCGCAACGTCGTTTCCGAGGAGATCGGCCGGCTGAAAAAATCCGGCAAGGACGCGCCGGAAATGGTCCTGGAAATGCGGGACCTGTCCCGGCAGATCAAGGAAATCGACGAGGAAATAAAGGAACTTGACGGCAGGCTGCAGGACATGCTGCTCAACATTCCCAACATTCCCCATGAATCCGTACCGGAAGGTGCCGGCGCGGCGGAGAACCCCGTGGTGCGCACCTGGGGAAAGCCGCGGGATTTTGGTTTCACGCCCAGGCCCCACTGGGAGATAGGCGAGCAGCTTGATATTATAGATTTCGAACGGGGCGGCAAGGTGGCCGGGGCCAGGTTCAGCTTTTATAAGGGTTACGGGGCCCGCCTGGAGCGGGCAGTAATCAATTTCATGCTGGACCTGCACACTGCCGAACACGGCTACGTGGAAATATTCCCGCCCTTCATCGTAAACCGCGACAGCATGGTGGGAACCGGGCAATTGCCTAAGTTTGCCGAGGACATGTTTAAGCTGGAGGGTGCCGAATATTACCTTATACCCACCGCCGAGGTGCCGGTGACCAATCTTTACCGCAACGAAATACTGGACGGCGAAAAGCTGCCCATTTTGCATTGCGCTTACAGCGCCTGCTTCAGGGCCGAAGCCGGGGCCGCCGGCCGGGATACTCGCGGCCTGATCCGCCAGCACCAGTTCAACAAGGTGGAGCTGGTCAAATTCTGCCGGCCGGAGGATTCCTATGACGAGCTGGAGAAGCTGACCGCGGACGCCGAAAAAGTGCTCCAGAAACTGGGGCTTCCCTACCGGGTGGTGGTCCTGTGCACCGGGGATCTGGGCTTTTCGGCGGCAAAGACGTACGACCTGGAAGTCTGGCTGCCCAGCTACCAGGAGTACAAAGAGATTTCTTCCTGCAGCAACTTCGCCGATTTTCAGGCCCGCCGGGCCGGCATCCGCTTCCGGAACGCCAGGGGCAAAACCGAGTTCGTACACACCCTGAACGGTTCGGGGCTGGCCGTAGGCCGCACGGTTGCCGCCATTTTAGAAAATTACCAGGAGGCCGACGGCTCGGTGACCGTCCCCGAGGCCCTGCGCCCCTATATGGGCGGCTTGAGCCGGATCGGCTGA
- a CDS encoding predicted metal-dependent hydrolase of the TIM-barrel fold, whose protein sequence is MSAPVIDFHIHPVAYESYCTSAAEWIKERQSVQDWPGFIKRYEDPAVFSAFLAENGVDYGVVLAELTPVTTGICTNEYVLEFCRGREKLIPFASINPYTTEGGAVGKEARRLLEKGFRGIKLYPTYQYFYPNDRMLYPLYAAAEEAGVPVMVHTGSSVFKGSRLKYGDPLFLDDVAVDFPGLRILIVHSGRGLWYNNAFFLARLHENVYMEIAGLPPQKLLDYFPELERNAGKIVFGSDWPGVASIKANIETIRNLPLSEETKEKILGGNAAGILGIK, encoded by the coding sequence ATGTCCGCACCGGTAATTGACTTTCACATTCATCCTGTTGCTTACGAAAGTTACTGCACTTCTGCCGCGGAATGGATAAAAGAGCGCCAGTCGGTACAGGACTGGCCTGGTTTTATTAAAAGATACGAGGACCCTGCCGTTTTTTCCGCCTTTCTGGCCGAAAACGGCGTGGACTACGGCGTTGTCCTGGCTGAACTGACCCCGGTGACCACCGGCATCTGCACCAACGAATATGTACTGGAGTTCTGCCGCGGCCGGGAAAAGCTCATACCGTTTGCCAGCATCAACCCTTATACAACCGAGGGAGGTGCCGTCGGCAAAGAGGCAAGGCGCCTTCTGGAAAAAGGCTTTCGCGGGATCAAGCTGTATCCCACCTACCAGTACTTCTATCCCAACGACCGCATGCTGTACCCTCTTTATGCCGCGGCCGAGGAGGCAGGCGTGCCGGTAATGGTTCATACAGGCTCCTCTGTGTTCAAGGGCTCGCGGCTGAAGTACGGCGACCCTCTCTTTCTGGACGATGTGGCGGTGGACTTCCCCGGCCTGAGAATTCTCATTGTGCACAGCGGACGGGGCCTGTGGTATAATAACGCCTTTTTCCTGGCGCGGCTGCACGAAAATGTTTACATGGAAATAGCCGGCCTGCCGCCGCAAAAGCTTCTGGATTATTTCCCCGAGCTGGAGCGCAATGCCGGCAAGATTGTTTTTGGTTCCGACTGGCCCGGCGTGGCCAGCATAAAAGCCAATATTGAAACGATCAGAAACCTTCCCTTAAGCGAGGAAACCAAGGAAAAGATTCTAGGCGGCAACGCTGCCGGGATACTGGGCATAAAATAA
- the CaiA gene encoding acyl-CoA dehydrogenases, whose amino-acid sequence MNFKLTEEQELVRASVREFCQKYVEPIADKVDQEAYFPMETVKKLAEQEWTGIPYPVEYGGAGSDYLTYIIVLEELSRACATTGFTLECHTSLASYPIYKYGTEEQKKKWLVPMCKGEILGSFALTEPGAGTDAASGQSTAVLVGDEYVLNGTKMFISNAPVAGVLVIFASTDKSKGAKGISAFIVPADAPGLQIGKHLNKMGIRGSLTAEVIMKDCRIPKENLLGKEGEGFKIAMSTLDGGRIGIAAQALGIAQAALDESISYSKERVQFGKPISSFQAIQWMIANMATDVEAARFLTYYAAWCYDQGRPYSKEAAMARLFASECAARHTNRAVQIHGGIGYIKGHKVERLYRDAKITEIYEGTNEVMRMVIAGNLLR is encoded by the coding sequence ATGAACTTCAAGCTAACCGAAGAACAAGAATTAGTGCGCGCCAGCGTAAGAGAATTTTGCCAGAAGTACGTAGAGCCCATAGCCGACAAAGTAGACCAGGAAGCATACTTTCCGATGGAGACCGTAAAGAAGCTGGCCGAGCAAGAGTGGACCGGCATACCCTATCCCGTCGAGTACGGCGGTGCCGGGTCAGACTATCTGACCTACATCATCGTGCTTGAAGAGCTGTCCCGGGCCTGCGCCACCACCGGGTTTACCCTGGAGTGCCACACCTCATTAGCCAGTTATCCCATATACAAGTACGGCACCGAAGAGCAGAAGAAGAAGTGGCTGGTGCCCATGTGCAAGGGCGAGATATTAGGGTCATTTGCCCTGACCGAGCCCGGGGCCGGCACCGACGCAGCTTCCGGCCAGAGCACCGCAGTGCTGGTCGGTGACGAGTACGTATTAAACGGCACCAAGATGTTCATATCCAACGCGCCGGTAGCCGGAGTGCTGGTAATATTCGCATCCACCGACAAGAGCAAGGGAGCCAAAGGCATAAGCGCATTCATCGTACCCGCCGATGCGCCCGGGCTGCAGATCGGCAAGCACCTGAACAAGATGGGCATTCGCGGTTCCCTCACCGCCGAAGTAATCATGAAAGACTGCCGCATACCCAAAGAAAACCTTTTAGGCAAAGAAGGCGAAGGTTTCAAGATTGCCATGTCCACCCTGGACGGCGGGCGGATCGGGATAGCCGCCCAGGCGCTGGGGATAGCCCAGGCCGCTTTAGACGAGTCAATTTCATACTCCAAAGAGAGAGTGCAGTTTGGCAAACCGATCAGTTCCTTCCAGGCCATCCAGTGGATGATCGCCAACATGGCCACCGACGTTGAAGCCGCGAGGTTTTTGACCTACTACGCCGCCTGGTGTTACGACCAGGGGAGGCCCTACAGCAAAGAAGCCGCCATGGCCAGGCTGTTCGCCTCCGAGTGCGCCGCCAGGCACACCAACAGAGCAGTGCAGATTCACGGCGGCATCGGTTACATCAAAGGGCACAAAGTCGAGCGGCTGTACCGCGACGCCAAGATCACCGAGATTTACGAAGGTACCAACGAAGTGATGAGGATGGTCATAGCCGGCAACCTGCTGCGGTAG
- the FixA gene encoding electron transfer flavoprotein, beta subunit — MLKIIACFKWVIDEQDIRVDQKSRELIMERVGYKISDYDRNAIEEAVRQQEAHGGSVVAVTVGPPGARQSLKDALSRGPERAWFISDPSFAALEPSQTAAILAEAIKTKGEFDLIICGEGSSDLYAQQVGPALAQRLGIPCATYVNKVTLEPGEKKLTAERKLDDGIETVSIQLPALITVLPDINTPRIPSLKQVLGAAKKPVEEIKKSDLGQDFQPRLETISILGATMERRRLKYSAEAADIKAVVDALLKEGVIA, encoded by the coding sequence ATGCTCAAGATCATCGCTTGTTTCAAGTGGGTAATAGACGAACAAGACATAAGAGTCGACCAGAAGAGCCGCGAGCTCATAATGGAGCGAGTAGGCTACAAGATCAGCGACTACGACCGCAACGCCATTGAAGAAGCCGTGCGGCAGCAGGAAGCCCACGGCGGCAGCGTGGTGGCCGTGACAGTAGGGCCGCCCGGCGCCAGGCAGAGCTTAAAAGACGCCCTGTCCCGCGGGCCCGAGCGGGCGTGGTTTATCAGCGATCCATCCTTTGCCGCGCTCGAGCCGTCCCAGACCGCCGCCATACTGGCAGAAGCCATAAAAACGAAAGGCGAGTTCGACCTGATTATCTGCGGCGAAGGTTCCAGCGACCTGTACGCCCAGCAAGTCGGGCCCGCCCTGGCCCAGCGGCTCGGCATACCCTGCGCCACCTACGTTAACAAAGTGACCTTAGAGCCCGGCGAGAAGAAGCTCACAGCCGAGCGCAAGCTTGACGACGGCATAGAGACAGTAAGCATCCAACTGCCCGCGCTCATAACGGTGCTGCCCGACATCAACACACCCCGGATACCCAGTTTAAAGCAGGTTTTAGGAGCCGCCAAGAAGCCCGTAGAAGAGATCAAGAAGAGCGACTTAGGGCAGGACTTTCAGCCGCGCCTTGAGACCATAAGCATTTTAGGAGCGACCATGGAGCGGCGCCGTTTGAAGTACAGCGCCGAGGCAGCCGACATCAAGGCCGTGGTAGACGCATTGTTGAAAGAAGGAGTAATAGCATAA
- the FixB gene encoding electron transfer flavoprotein, alpha subunit, with product MAGIWIFAESREQTLELISAGTSLARQLDGAAVVTFATSRQLAEEYISCGAGEVLVLPPLAGGQPLEAYVPAIIEAVRGGDPDIFLISATQRGREIAARVAAALDTGLCSGCTALKLDKEKKQLIMERMLYGGAAVQTVVCSGRPQMATIPPRTFEPAAPQEGRQGKITELAGVQPSPVKVVGRAPKAAEAVDITEAKVVVCAGRGFEKKEDLNLAQELAQVTGGAVGCTRPVAEELRWLPEDLYIGISGKKVKPGLYIGLGVAGQIQHVTGMRDSKVVLAVNRDENAPIFDAADYGIVGDLYDVVPKLIKELRIALNK from the coding sequence ATGGCAGGCATCTGGATATTTGCAGAAAGCCGCGAACAGACCTTAGAGCTTATAAGCGCCGGAACAAGCCTGGCCCGCCAGCTTGACGGGGCAGCAGTAGTTACCTTTGCAACAAGCAGGCAGTTGGCCGAAGAATACATCAGTTGCGGCGCCGGCGAAGTTTTGGTGCTGCCCCCCCTGGCCGGCGGCCAGCCCTTAGAAGCATACGTTCCGGCCATAATAGAAGCCGTTCGCGGCGGCGACCCCGACATATTTCTAATCAGTGCGACCCAGCGCGGCAGAGAGATAGCCGCCCGCGTTGCCGCCGCCCTTGACACCGGGCTGTGCAGCGGGTGCACCGCCCTAAAACTCGACAAAGAGAAAAAACAGCTAATCATGGAGCGCATGCTTTACGGCGGTGCCGCCGTGCAGACAGTGGTATGCAGCGGCCGGCCCCAGATGGCCACCATTCCTCCCCGCACCTTCGAGCCCGCCGCACCGCAGGAAGGCAGGCAGGGGAAGATCACCGAACTGGCCGGCGTTCAGCCCTCACCCGTCAAAGTAGTCGGCAGGGCTCCCAAAGCCGCCGAAGCAGTAGACATAACCGAGGCAAAAGTAGTAGTCTGCGCCGGGCGCGGCTTCGAGAAAAAAGAAGACCTGAATTTAGCCCAAGAACTCGCCCAGGTGACCGGCGGCGCCGTTGGTTGTACCCGGCCCGTGGCCGAAGAACTGCGCTGGCTGCCAGAAGACCTCTACATCGGCATTTCCGGCAAGAAAGTCAAGCCCGGCCTTTACATCGGCCTTGGAGTAGCCGGGCAGATCCAGCACGTCACCGGCATGCGCGACAGCAAAGTCGTTTTAGCCGTAAACCGCGACGAAAACGCCCCCATATTCGACGCCGCCGATTACGGCATAGTAGGCGACCTGTACGACGTCGTGCCCAAACTGATCAAAGAACTCAGGATAGCCCTCAACAAATAA
- the FixC gene encoding dehydrogenases (flavoproteins), which produces MEEKFAAIVVGAGPAGSTAAYLMAKAGLEVLLIEKGAAPGSKNMFGGRMYSHALNQVIPGFWAEAPVERPVAKEIITLMTGDQCLSISIQDLSWTKPPYHYHSFTLLRAEFDAWLAAKAEEAGAMLACGIRVDDLLIKDGRVVGIRAGEDEMLADVVIAADGVNSLMAQKAGLARMFSPGQVATGVKQVIKLSPEEISRRFQLEGNNGAAQLFVGECTKGMQGGGFIYTNKDTISLGLVIKAAELQKTQHKIADLVEEFKHNPHIRPLVEGGEVVEYSAHLVPEAGLDMMPQLYGDGILVAGDAAGFVLNLGYIVRGMDFAIASGQAAAQTVIEAARNNNFSRQSLSQYAKLLKESFVLRDLEFYRKAPHFLENRRMFEVYPQLACGLMSRMFTVDGSPPAHLLNKVLSQVKESQAGLAQLAGDGWKGARIL; this is translated from the coding sequence ATGGAAGAGAAATTTGCCGCAATCGTAGTCGGTGCCGGGCCTGCAGGCAGCACCGCCGCCTACCTGATGGCCAAAGCAGGCCTTGAAGTACTGCTCATAGAAAAAGGAGCAGCGCCCGGGTCCAAAAACATGTTCGGCGGGCGGATGTACAGCCACGCCCTAAACCAGGTCATTCCCGGCTTTTGGGCCGAAGCCCCCGTAGAAAGGCCCGTAGCAAAAGAGATCATCACCCTTATGACCGGAGACCAGTGCCTGTCCATAAGCATTCAGGACTTAAGCTGGACCAAGCCGCCCTACCATTACCATTCCTTCACCCTGTTGCGGGCCGAGTTCGACGCCTGGCTGGCCGCCAAAGCCGAAGAAGCAGGAGCCATGCTGGCCTGCGGCATCCGCGTCGACGACCTTTTAATTAAAGACGGCCGCGTGGTGGGCATAAGAGCCGGCGAAGACGAAATGCTGGCCGACGTAGTGATCGCAGCAGACGGCGTCAACTCCCTCATGGCCCAGAAAGCCGGCCTGGCCAGGATGTTTTCCCCCGGCCAGGTGGCCACCGGCGTAAAACAAGTAATCAAGCTTTCCCCCGAAGAGATCAGCCGGCGCTTCCAGTTAGAAGGCAACAACGGCGCAGCCCAGCTGTTCGTCGGCGAGTGCACCAAAGGCATGCAGGGTGGCGGGTTCATCTACACCAACAAAGACACAATATCCCTGGGCCTGGTCATAAAAGCAGCAGAACTGCAGAAGACCCAGCACAAAATTGCCGACCTGGTCGAAGAATTCAAGCACAATCCCCACATCAGGCCCCTCGTCGAAGGAGGAGAAGTAGTAGAATACTCCGCCCATCTCGTGCCCGAAGCCGGTTTAGACATGATGCCCCAGTTATACGGCGACGGCATTCTCGTTGCAGGCGACGCCGCCGGGTTCGTTTTAAACCTGGGCTATATAGTGCGCGGCATGGACTTTGCCATCGCCTCAGGCCAGGCCGCCGCCCAGACCGTAATAGAGGCCGCCAGGAACAACAACTTCAGCCGCCAGAGCCTAAGCCAGTACGCCAAACTGCTCAAAGAAAGCTTCGTGCTAAGAGACCTCGAGTTTTACCGCAAGGCGCCGCACTTTTTAGAGAACCGGCGCATGTTCGAAGTTTACCCGCAACTGGCCTGCGGGTTGATGAGCAGGATGTTTACCGTTGACGGCAGCCCGCCGGCGCACCTTTTGAACAAGGTATTAAGCCAGGTTAAAGAAAGCCAGGCCGGCCTTGCCCAGCTGGCCGGCGACGGCTGGAAAGGAGCGCGCATCCTGTGA